Proteins encoded by one window of Mycolicibacterium sp. ND9-15:
- a CDS encoding LacI family DNA-binding transcriptional regulator, producing the protein MPRSPTPRRRATLASLAAELKVSRTTISNAYNRPDQLSAELRERVLATAKRLGYAGPDPVARSLRTRKAGAIGLMITEPLNYSFSDPAALDFVAGLAESCEEAGQGLLLVAIGPNRSVSDGAAAILAAGVDGFAVYSASDDDPYLAFVQQRHLPMVVVDQPKDLPGASRVCIDDRAAMRSLAEHVVQLGHREIGLLTMKLGRDKPHGAEGPTIAEPDRLQTPHFHVQRERIAGVRDALSAAGLDPESLTVVESYEHSAVSGGAAAEVALDANPRLTALMCTADVLALSAMDYLRARGIYVPGQMTVTGFDGVPEALQRGLATVIQPSIEKGRRTGRLLHHPPRSGLPVVEVLETEVVRGRTAGPPA; encoded by the coding sequence ATGCCGAGGAGTCCCACGCCCAGACGGCGGGCCACCCTGGCTTCTCTGGCGGCGGAGCTGAAGGTTTCGCGCACGACGATCTCCAACGCCTACAACCGGCCGGACCAGTTGTCGGCGGAACTTCGTGAGCGGGTGCTGGCCACGGCGAAGCGACTCGGATACGCCGGCCCGGACCCGGTGGCGCGCTCGCTGCGCACCCGCAAGGCCGGTGCGATCGGCCTGATGATCACCGAACCGCTCAACTACTCGTTCAGCGATCCGGCCGCGCTCGATTTCGTTGCCGGGTTGGCGGAGTCGTGTGAAGAGGCGGGGCAGGGACTGCTTTTGGTCGCGATCGGTCCCAACCGCAGTGTCAGCGACGGTGCCGCCGCGATACTGGCGGCGGGGGTGGACGGTTTCGCGGTCTACTCCGCCTCCGACGACGACCCGTATCTCGCGTTCGTCCAGCAGCGGCATCTCCCGATGGTGGTGGTCGACCAGCCCAAGGATCTGCCGGGAGCCTCCCGAGTCTGCATCGATGATCGTGCGGCGATGCGCAGCCTCGCCGAACATGTTGTGCAGCTTGGCCATCGGGAGATCGGCCTGCTGACCATGAAGCTCGGCCGCGACAAGCCGCACGGCGCAGAGGGGCCGACCATCGCCGAGCCCGACCGCTTGCAGACACCGCACTTCCACGTACAGCGGGAGCGTATCGCCGGAGTGCGGGATGCGTTGAGCGCGGCCGGACTCGACCCGGAATCGCTGACCGTGGTGGAAAGCTATGAGCACTCGGCTGTTTCGGGTGGAGCGGCCGCCGAAGTCGCGCTCGACGCCAACCCGCGGCTGACGGCGCTGATGTGCACCGCGGACGTACTGGCGCTGTCGGCGATGGATTACTTACGGGCGCGGGGAATATACGTTCCCGGGCAGATGACGGTCACCGGTTTCGACGGAGTGCCCGAGGCGCTGCAGCGTGGCCTTGCCACCGTCATCCAGCCCAGCATCGAAAAGGGCCGTCGTACAGGACGACTGCTACATCACCCGCCACGATCGGGATTGCCGGTGGTCGAGGTGCTCGAGACCGAAGTGGTCCGCGGCCGCACCGCGGGCCCGCCCGCCTAG
- a CDS encoding metal ABC transporter ATP-binding protein: MSQPDAETAAAALALEDVSAARGGRLIWSEATFEVPAGGIVAVIGSNGTGKTTLLQIVLGLVPPASGHVRVFGQPPGTLNKTIGYVPQYYASASGEAIRARDAVMLGLIGHRWGIGWPSREDNRRVDEVLAAVDATAVGRKRLSQLSGGQRQRVALAEALVSKPRMLILDEPLAGLDLRSQREIVGVLERINKEFGVTILVVAHDLNPLLGVLDSAIYLLDGHAHFDTLGGVVDETLLSHLYGTRVEVVHTPQGELYVRGT; encoded by the coding sequence GTGTCGCAACCTGATGCGGAAACCGCTGCCGCGGCGCTCGCGCTCGAAGACGTCAGCGCCGCGCGCGGCGGGCGGCTGATCTGGTCGGAGGCGACGTTCGAGGTGCCCGCGGGCGGCATCGTCGCCGTCATCGGATCGAACGGAACGGGCAAGACGACGCTGCTGCAGATCGTGCTCGGCCTGGTGCCGCCGGCGTCGGGACACGTCCGAGTCTTCGGCCAGCCGCCCGGCACGCTCAACAAGACGATCGGCTATGTCCCCCAGTACTACGCGTCGGCGTCCGGTGAGGCGATCCGCGCCCGCGATGCCGTGATGCTCGGCCTGATCGGGCACCGATGGGGTATCGGCTGGCCGAGCCGCGAGGACAACCGTCGCGTGGACGAGGTGCTGGCCGCCGTCGACGCCACGGCGGTCGGACGCAAGCGGTTGTCCCAACTCTCCGGCGGCCAACGGCAGAGGGTCGCACTGGCCGAGGCGCTCGTCTCCAAGCCCCGGATGCTGATCCTGGACGAACCGCTGGCCGGGCTGGACCTGCGCAGCCAACGCGAGATCGTCGGCGTGCTCGAGCGGATCAACAAGGAGTTCGGCGTGACGATCCTCGTCGTCGCCCATGACCTCAACCCGCTGCTGGGCGTCCTGGACAGCGCGATCTATCTGCTCGACGGACACGCGCACTTCGACACCCTCGGCGGTGTCGTCGACGAGACGCTGCTGAGCCATCTCTACGGCACCCGGGTGGAAGTCGTGCACACGCCGCAGGGCGAGCTGTACGTGCGGGGTACGTGA
- a CDS encoding metal ABC transporter permease gives MNTTIVALGYQENWWHIVTSAFMRNALIGGTIVALAAGLIGYFVVVRNTAFAAHALAHIGLPGATGAVLVGVPVTLGLGVFCIGGALVIGALGRRAADREVATGTVLAMATGLGLFFNSLATKSTSTMTNVLFGNLLAVSKQQITTFAVLLVVLALCVTMIYRPLLFTSVNAQVADARGVPVRALSVTFMALLGLAVTMAVQAVGTLLLFALVVTPAAAAIMLTPRPGSAIALSTGFSLVSVWAGLTLSAMFNAPPSFVIVTIACSVWAVVWAAQRGLRQTADRVLIT, from the coding sequence ATGAATACGACCATCGTCGCGCTTGGCTACCAAGAGAATTGGTGGCACATCGTGACCTCGGCGTTCATGCGCAACGCGTTGATCGGCGGCACGATCGTCGCACTCGCGGCCGGTCTCATCGGTTACTTCGTCGTCGTGCGCAACACGGCTTTCGCCGCCCATGCGCTCGCCCACATCGGGCTGCCCGGCGCGACGGGCGCGGTCTTGGTGGGCGTCCCGGTCACGCTGGGGCTCGGCGTGTTCTGCATCGGCGGCGCATTGGTGATCGGTGCGCTGGGCCGTCGAGCGGCCGACCGCGAAGTGGCGACCGGCACCGTGCTGGCGATGGCGACCGGCCTCGGGTTGTTCTTCAACTCGCTGGCGACCAAGAGCACGAGCACGATGACCAACGTGCTGTTCGGCAATCTGTTGGCTGTCTCCAAGCAGCAGATCACGACGTTCGCGGTGCTGCTGGTTGTGCTGGCGCTGTGCGTCACGATGATCTACCGGCCGCTGCTGTTCACGTCGGTCAACGCTCAGGTGGCCGACGCGAGAGGAGTGCCGGTGCGGGCCTTGTCGGTGACGTTCATGGCACTTCTCGGTCTCGCGGTGACGATGGCGGTGCAGGCGGTCGGCACGCTTCTGCTGTTCGCGCTCGTGGTCACACCCGCCGCCGCGGCGATCATGCTGACACCGCGACCGGGCAGCGCGATCGCGCTGTCCACCGGGTTCAGCCTGGTCTCGGTGTGGGCGGGGCTTACCCTTTCGGCGATGTTCAACGCGCCGCCCAGCTTCGTGATCGTCACCATCGCATGCAGCGTCTGGGCGGTGGTGTGGGCAGCGCAGCGGGGTCTTCGGCAAACCGCCGATCGAGTGCTGATCACTTAA
- a CDS encoding MBL fold metallo-hydrolase produces the protein MRLKLGRPDLTDYQRYFDAPRATPSTPLTVTWAGVTTLLIDDGESAVLTDGFFSRPSLRHIGLRRLAPSEPRIDGCLARLRIEQLEAVLPVHTHYDHAMDSAVVAERTGARIVGGQSAAHVGRGHGLPEDRLVVADPGDPIRLGAYDVTLIVGSHCPPDRFPGSIATPVVPPVKVSAYRCGEAWSTLVHHRPSDRRLLVVGSAGFVSGALAGRQADVVYLGVGQLGLQPERYLVDYWQETVRTVRARRVVLIHWDDFFRPLYKPLRALPYAADDLDVSIRVLSRLAEDDGVALHLPTLWQPANPWL, from the coding sequence ATGCGTCTGAAGCTCGGCCGGCCGGACCTGACCGATTACCAACGCTACTTCGACGCACCGCGGGCGACACCGAGCACACCTCTGACGGTCACCTGGGCAGGCGTCACCACGCTGCTGATCGACGACGGCGAATCGGCGGTGCTGACCGACGGTTTCTTCTCGCGCCCCAGCTTGCGCCATATCGGGCTGCGGCGACTGGCGCCGTCGGAACCGCGGATCGACGGCTGCCTGGCCCGGCTGCGCATCGAGCAATTGGAGGCCGTCCTACCGGTACACACTCACTACGACCATGCAATGGACAGCGCGGTGGTCGCCGAGCGGACCGGTGCGCGCATCGTCGGCGGCCAATCGGCCGCCCATGTCGGCCGCGGCCACGGGCTCCCGGAGGACCGCCTCGTCGTGGCCGATCCCGGTGACCCGATTCGCCTCGGCGCCTACGACGTCACGCTCATCGTGGGGTCGCACTGCCCACCCGATCGGTTCCCCGGTTCCATCGCCACGCCGGTCGTACCGCCGGTCAAGGTGTCGGCGTACCGGTGCGGCGAGGCATGGTCGACGCTGGTTCACCACCGTCCGTCGGATCGGCGCCTGCTGGTGGTCGGCAGCGCGGGATTCGTTTCCGGCGCACTGGCCGGACGGCAAGCCGACGTGGTGTACCTCGGGGTGGGCCAACTCGGTCTACAACCGGAGCGCTACCTCGTCGACTACTGGCAGGAGACGGTGCGGACGGTGCGCGCACGCCGCGTCGTGCTCATCCACTGGGACGACTTCTTTCGTCCGCTGTACAAACCCCTGCGCGCGCTCCCGTACGCCGCCGACGACCTCGACGTGTCCATCCGCGTGTTGTCGCGGCTGGCCGAAGACGACGGCGTCGCGCTGCACCTGCCCACGCTCTGGCAGCCCGCCAATCCGTGGCTCTGA
- a CDS encoding LamB/YcsF family protein, which produces MSTVDMNADLGEGFGVWRLGDDEAMLDIVTSANVACGFHAGDPALLLRTCRAAAERDVRVGAQVSYRDLPGFGRRFLDATPEDLKADVIYQIGALQAIAHTAGTIVRYVKPHGALYFAIVTNTDQARAVAEAVHATDPGLPVLGLAGSAFFREAEQLGLRTVPEAFADRAYRADGQLVDRRHRGAVLHDTDVIADRIASMVLSGRVDAVDGSTIPITVDSICVHGDSPGAVQIATVVRERLLAEGVEIAPFI; this is translated from the coding sequence GTGAGCACGGTCGATATGAACGCCGACCTCGGCGAGGGTTTCGGCGTGTGGCGCCTCGGCGACGACGAAGCCATGCTAGACATCGTCACCAGCGCCAACGTCGCCTGCGGTTTCCACGCCGGTGATCCCGCCCTGCTGCTGCGGACGTGCCGCGCGGCGGCCGAACGCGATGTGCGCGTCGGCGCGCAGGTGAGTTACCGCGATCTGCCCGGGTTCGGCCGGCGGTTCCTCGACGCCACCCCCGAGGACCTCAAGGCCGACGTGATCTACCAGATCGGCGCGCTGCAGGCCATCGCACACACCGCCGGCACCATCGTGCGATACGTCAAACCCCATGGGGCGCTTTACTTCGCGATCGTGACCAACACCGACCAGGCACGGGCGGTCGCCGAAGCGGTGCACGCCACCGATCCCGGCCTCCCGGTGCTCGGGCTGGCGGGATCGGCGTTCTTCCGCGAGGCCGAGCAACTCGGGTTGCGCACGGTGCCCGAGGCGTTCGCCGACCGGGCGTACCGAGCGGACGGCCAGCTGGTGGACCGCCGCCACCGCGGTGCGGTCCTGCACGACACGGACGTCATCGCCGACCGCATCGCGTCGATGGTGTTGTCCGGACGCGTCGATGCGGTCGACGGCTCGACGATCCCGATCACGGTCGATTCGATTTGCGTGCACGGGGATTCGCCGGGCGCCGTACAGATTGCGACGGTGGTGCGCGAACGGCTGCTCGCCGAGGGCGTCGAGATCGCCCCCTTCATCTGA
- a CDS encoding metal ABC transporter solute-binding protein, Zn/Mn family: MSLRIARGIAAGALLAAPWGPAACAGGDDRAPETGVAQCPARPVDVVVSVDQWGDLVSRLGGACANVTTVLAGSSANPHDFEPSPADAAKFEGAQLVVLNGGHYDEWAAKLAASTAPNVPIVDAVVVSGGEVNPHAWYNPRSVTAVVDAVSARLRQLAPDAAGYFDERRVALGEALKPYDELIDSIKASVTGKAYAATETSFDDMGAALGLTNRTPRGYQVASASDSEPSPADFDAFLRLLGDRGVDVLIYNVQTEGAVPQQLRATAEQAGVPVVEITETVPPDADSFESWQVNQLTALGEALGVAT; this comes from the coding sequence ATGAGTCTCCGGATCGCGCGCGGCATCGCCGCCGGTGCGCTGCTCGCCGCGCCATGGGGCCCCGCGGCATGCGCCGGCGGGGACGATCGGGCCCCGGAGACGGGCGTCGCTCAGTGTCCGGCCCGGCCGGTCGACGTGGTCGTCAGTGTCGACCAATGGGGCGACCTCGTCTCCAGACTCGGGGGCGCCTGCGCGAATGTCACCACGGTGCTGGCCGGTTCGTCGGCCAATCCCCACGACTTCGAACCCTCGCCCGCGGATGCGGCGAAGTTCGAGGGTGCCCAACTCGTGGTTCTCAACGGCGGCCACTACGACGAATGGGCGGCCAAACTCGCCGCCAGTACGGCACCGAATGTGCCGATCGTTGACGCGGTCGTCGTCAGCGGCGGCGAAGTGAATCCGCATGCCTGGTACAACCCCCGGTCGGTAACGGCTGTCGTCGACGCGGTCAGTGCTCGACTACGCCAACTCGCGCCGGATGCGGCGGGTTATTTCGACGAACGTCGCGTCGCGCTCGGCGAGGCCCTCAAGCCGTACGATGAGCTCATCGACTCCATCAAGGCCAGTGTCACCGGCAAAGCCTATGCCGCGACCGAGACCTCGTTCGACGACATGGGCGCGGCACTCGGCTTGACCAACCGCACCCCCCGTGGTTATCAGGTGGCGTCGGCCAGCGACTCCGAGCCCTCGCCCGCCGATTTCGATGCATTCCTGCGTCTGCTCGGTGACCGCGGCGTCGACGTGCTGATCTACAACGTGCAGACCGAAGGTGCTGTCCCACAACAGCTTCGAGCCACCGCCGAGCAGGCGGGGGTTCCGGTGGTCGAGATCACGGAGACCGTCCCGCCGGATGCCGACTCATTCGAGAGTTGGCAGGTGAACCAGTTGACCGCACTCGGCGAGGCGCTCGGTGTCGCAACCTGA
- a CDS encoding SLC13 family permease, which yields MALTLALTALAVVLAFAVARPHRWPEAVVAVPAAGLLIAAGVIAPAEAAAEAGRLLPVVGFLAAVLVLARLCADEGVFRAAGAVMAHAAAGNQNRLMATIFAIAAATTAILSLDATVLLLTPVVLATTRMLSVPATPHAYATAHLANSASLLLPVSNLTNLLAFAAAGISFLRFAALMTLPWLAAIVVEFILLRWLFKRELSVATQRVADQAVHVPVFALVVLGLTLAGFVAASILGVSPAWAALGGVLVLGGRSLVRRSGTVTRLVAAADLPFLVFVLCLGVVVDAVMVNGLDTAMQGVLPTGQSLPALLGIAAVAAVLSNAVNNLPAVLVLLPLVSAAGPGAVLAVLIGVNIGPNLTYIGSLANLLWRGVVRREIATGPVEFSRIGLCTVPVTLVASVVGLWLGMQLFGV from the coding sequence GTGGCTCTGACCCTTGCGCTGACCGCGTTGGCGGTCGTGTTGGCGTTCGCGGTCGCCCGCCCGCACAGGTGGCCGGAAGCCGTGGTGGCGGTCCCCGCGGCTGGGCTGCTGATCGCTGCCGGGGTCATCGCCCCGGCGGAAGCGGCCGCGGAGGCCGGCCGGCTGCTGCCGGTGGTCGGGTTTCTGGCGGCGGTTCTGGTGTTGGCGCGGCTGTGCGCCGACGAGGGGGTGTTCCGCGCGGCGGGAGCGGTGATGGCACACGCCGCCGCGGGGAATCAGAACCGCCTGATGGCAACGATATTCGCAATCGCGGCGGCCACAACGGCAATCCTGAGCCTGGACGCCACCGTGCTGTTGCTAACGCCCGTCGTGCTGGCGACGACGCGCATGCTGTCGGTTCCCGCCACACCGCATGCCTACGCGACCGCGCACCTGGCCAACAGCGCGTCGCTGCTGTTGCCGGTGTCGAACCTGACCAACCTGTTGGCCTTCGCCGCCGCAGGCATCTCGTTCCTACGTTTCGCCGCGCTCATGACGCTGCCGTGGCTGGCGGCCATCGTAGTCGAATTCATCCTGCTGCGTTGGCTTTTCAAGCGTGAACTGTCGGTTGCCACTCAGCGCGTCGCGGACCAGGCAGTACACGTACCGGTGTTTGCCCTTGTCGTGCTGGGCCTGACCCTGGCCGGCTTCGTCGCCGCCTCGATACTCGGTGTGTCGCCGGCCTGGGCGGCGCTCGGCGGCGTCTTGGTGCTCGGCGGGCGGAGCCTGGTCCGGCGAAGCGGCACGGTGACCCGCCTCGTTGCGGCCGCGGACCTCCCGTTCCTGGTGTTCGTTCTGTGCCTGGGCGTCGTGGTCGACGCCGTGATGGTCAACGGTCTGGACACCGCGATGCAGGGCGTGCTGCCGACCGGCCAAAGCCTGCCGGCCCTGCTCGGGATCGCGGCCGTCGCCGCTGTGCTGTCGAACGCGGTCAACAATCTGCCCGCCGTGTTGGTGCTGCTGCCGCTGGTGTCGGCAGCGGGACCCGGGGCCGTATTGGCGGTGCTGATCGGAGTGAACATCGGCCCGAACCTGACCTACATCGGTTCGCTGGCCAATCTGCTCTGGCGGGGTGTCGTGCGACGCGAGATCGCAACCGGCCCAGTGGAGTTCAGCCGTATCGGGCTGTGCACGGTGCCGGTCACGCTGGTGGCATCGGTTGTGGGACTGTGGTTGGGAATGCAGCTGTTCGGGGTTTAG
- the rlmB gene encoding 23S rRNA (guanosine(2251)-2'-O)-methyltransferase RlmB, which produces MAGNSKRRGAVRKPGTKKGPTVGSGGVRRRGLEGRGATPPAHMRPNHPAAKRAAKAAKSQARRQTRKTDGTEVVLGRNPVLECLRAGVPATALYVALGADADERLTESVQIAADAGISILEVPRHDLDRIATNGLHQGVALQVPPYSYSHPDDLLAAVTADGAPALLVALDNISDPRNLGAIVRSVAAFGGHGVLIPQRRSASVTAVAWRTSAGAAARLPVARATNLTRTLKAWADAGLQIVGLDADGDTTVDELDGSGPIVVVVGSEGKGLSRLVRETCDAVVSIPMAGPTESLNASVAAGVVLAEIARQRRG; this is translated from the coding sequence ATGGCCGGAAACTCCAAGCGCCGGGGGGCGGTCCGCAAACCGGGAACGAAGAAGGGCCCGACGGTGGGTTCGGGCGGTGTGCGACGACGGGGGCTGGAAGGCCGCGGCGCCACTCCGCCCGCGCACATGCGCCCCAACCATCCCGCCGCCAAGCGCGCGGCCAAGGCGGCCAAGTCGCAGGCGCGACGACAGACCAGGAAGACCGACGGCACCGAGGTCGTCCTCGGCCGTAATCCGGTGCTGGAGTGTCTGCGTGCCGGGGTGCCCGCCACGGCGCTCTACGTCGCACTGGGCGCCGACGCCGACGAACGGCTGACCGAGTCTGTGCAGATCGCCGCCGACGCCGGCATCTCGATCCTCGAGGTACCGCGCCACGACCTCGACCGCATCGCCACCAACGGTCTGCATCAGGGTGTGGCGCTTCAGGTTCCGCCCTACTCGTATTCGCATCCGGATGATCTGCTGGCAGCGGTGACCGCGGACGGCGCACCGGCGCTGCTGGTCGCGCTGGACAACATCTCCGATCCCCGCAACCTCGGGGCGATCGTGCGTTCGGTGGCCGCGTTCGGCGGTCACGGCGTGCTCATTCCGCAGCGCCGGTCGGCCTCGGTGACCGCGGTGGCCTGGCGTACCAGTGCGGGTGCGGCCGCGCGGTTACCGGTCGCGCGGGCCACGAACCTCACTCGCACGCTCAAGGCGTGGGCGGACGCGGGATTGCAGATCGTCGGGTTGGACGCCGACGGCGACACCACGGTCGACGAACTGGATGGTTCCGGACCGATCGTCGTGGTGGTCGGTTCCGAGGGTAAGGGGCTCTCGCGCCTGGTCCGGGAGACGTGCGACGCGGTGGTGTCCATTCCGATGGCGGGCCCCACTGAATCATTGAATGCGTCGGTCGCCGCCGGTGTGGTGCTCGCCGAGATCGCTCGCCAGCGCCGCGGCTAG
- the kstR gene encoding cholesterol catabolism transcriptional regulator KstR: MSGPSQPAPASPGSGSESRPRQVMNVAVLSESELGSEAQRERRKRILDATLAIASKGGYEAVQMRAVAERADVAVGTLYRYFPSKVHLLVSALGREFERIDAKTDRASLSGGTPYERLNIMVGKLNRAMQRNPLLTEAMTRAFVFADASAAGEVDHVGKLMDSMFARAMSDGEPTEDQYHIARVISDVWLSNLLAWLTRRASATDVSKRLDLAVRLLIGDGAHPKI; this comes from the coding sequence ATGTCTGGCCCATCTCAGCCAGCGCCCGCCAGCCCGGGTTCGGGGTCGGAGTCTCGACCGCGCCAGGTGATGAACGTAGCGGTCCTTTCCGAGTCCGAGCTCGGCTCCGAAGCTCAACGCGAACGTCGCAAGCGCATCCTGGACGCCACGCTGGCGATCGCCTCCAAGGGCGGCTACGAAGCCGTTCAGATGCGCGCTGTGGCCGAACGGGCCGACGTCGCGGTCGGCACCCTCTATCGGTACTTCCCGTCGAAGGTTCATCTGCTGGTCTCCGCGTTGGGCCGCGAGTTCGAGCGGATCGACGCCAAGACCGACCGCGCGTCGCTGTCCGGCGGCACGCCCTATGAGCGATTGAACATCATGGTGGGCAAGCTCAACCGTGCGATGCAGCGCAATCCGCTGCTGACCGAGGCCATGACACGCGCGTTCGTCTTCGCCGACGCGTCCGCGGCGGGTGAGGTCGACCACGTCGGCAAGCTGATGGACTCGATGTTCGCCCGCGCCATGAGCGACGGCGAGCCGACCGAGGACCAGTACCACATCGCCCGGGTCATCTCCGACGTCTGGCTGTCGAACCTGCTCGCCTGGTTGACGCGGCGCGCCTCGGCGACCGACGTCTCCAAGCGACTGGACCTCGCGGTGCGGTTGCTGATCGGCGACGGAGCGCACCCCAAGATCTAG
- the cysS gene encoding cysteine--tRNA ligase: protein MTGAVRDFVPVRPGHASVYLCGATVQGLPHIGHVRSGVAFDVLRRWLMAKDYDVTFIRNVTDIDDKILAKAADAGRPWWEWAATYERAFSAAYDALGVLPPSAEPRATGHITQMVELIERLIERDHAYVGSGDAARDVYFDVLSLPAYGKLSGHKIDDVHQGEGVATGKRDERDFTLWKGAKPGEPSWPTPWGRGRPGWHTECVAMCQAYLGAEFDIHAGGMDLVFPHHENEIAQAEAAGDPFARYWLHNGWVTMGGEKMSKSLGNVLAIPAVLQRVRAAELRYYLGSAHYRSMLEFTETALQDAARAYTGIEDFLHRVRTRVGAVVPGEWTPKFAAALDDDLSVPIALAEVHAARAEGNRALDAGDHEAALNQAMSIRAMMGILGADPLDERWASNDETSAALAAVDVLVRAEVKRREDARARRDWAEADAIRDRLKDAGIEVTDTADGPQWMLLDGHAT from the coding sequence ATGACCGGTGCGGTACGCGACTTCGTCCCCGTGCGTCCCGGTCACGCCTCGGTCTACCTCTGCGGCGCCACAGTCCAGGGACTGCCACACATAGGGCACGTGCGCAGCGGGGTCGCATTCGACGTACTGCGGCGCTGGCTGATGGCCAAGGACTACGACGTCACGTTCATCCGCAACGTCACCGACATCGACGACAAGATCCTCGCCAAGGCCGCCGACGCGGGCAGGCCGTGGTGGGAGTGGGCGGCCACCTACGAGCGGGCGTTCTCGGCGGCCTACGACGCGCTCGGGGTGCTTCCGCCGTCGGCCGAGCCTCGGGCCACCGGCCACATCACGCAGATGGTCGAGTTGATCGAGCGGTTGATCGAGCGGGATCACGCGTACGTCGGCTCCGGAGACGCGGCGCGCGACGTGTACTTCGACGTGCTCAGCCTGCCGGCCTACGGGAAGTTGTCCGGGCACAAGATCGACGACGTGCATCAGGGCGAGGGCGTCGCGACCGGCAAGCGCGACGAACGCGACTTCACGCTGTGGAAGGGCGCCAAACCCGGTGAACCGTCGTGGCCGACGCCGTGGGGCCGCGGTCGACCGGGCTGGCATACCGAATGCGTCGCGATGTGCCAGGCGTACCTCGGCGCGGAGTTCGACATCCACGCGGGCGGGATGGATCTGGTGTTCCCGCACCATGAGAACGAGATCGCCCAGGCCGAGGCCGCCGGTGACCCGTTCGCCCGGTACTGGCTGCACAACGGCTGGGTGACCATGGGCGGCGAGAAGATGAGCAAGTCACTGGGCAATGTGCTCGCGATTCCCGCTGTGCTGCAACGGGTTCGAGCCGCAGAACTGCGGTACTACCTGGGCAGTGCGCACTACCGGTCGATGCTCGAGTTCACGGAGACGGCGCTGCAGGACGCCGCGAGGGCCTACACCGGGATCGAGGACTTCCTGCACCGAGTGCGTACGCGCGTCGGTGCGGTGGTGCCCGGCGAGTGGACACCGAAGTTCGCCGCGGCGCTCGACGACGATCTCTCGGTGCCGATCGCGTTGGCGGAGGTGCACGCAGCCCGCGCCGAGGGCAATCGCGCGCTGGACGCCGGCGACCACGAGGCGGCGTTGAACCAGGCGATGTCGATCCGCGCGATGATGGGCATCCTCGGGGCCGACCCTCTCGACGAGCGTTGGGCGTCCAACGACGAGACCTCGGCCGCGCTGGCGGCGGTGGACGTGCTGGTGCGGGCGGAGGTAAAGCGACGCGAAGACGCTCGGGCGCGGCGGGACTGGGCCGAGGCGGACGCGATTCGCGACCGTCTCAAGGATGCGGGCATCGAGGTCACCGACACCGCCGACGGTCCGCAGTGGATGCTGCTCGACGGGCACGCGACGTAG
- the bluB gene encoding 5,6-dimethylbenzimidazole synthase, producing MSQHAFDVGERRAVYRVIAERRDMRRFVAEAAVPDDVLARLLQAAHAAPSVGLMQPWRFIRITDDRLRRGIHDLVDEERLRTAEALGARGAEFLALKVEGILQCAELFVVALGDGRQRHVFGRRTLPQMDLASVSCAIQNLWLAARAEGLGMGWVSIFEPAALAELLYMPDGAEPVAILCLGPVPEFPERPQLEIDEWALGRPLTEFVAENRWPSSTDAGLPT from the coding sequence GTGAGCCAGCATGCGTTCGACGTCGGGGAACGCCGGGCGGTCTACCGGGTGATCGCCGAACGCCGCGACATGCGCCGGTTCGTGGCCGAGGCCGCGGTGCCCGACGATGTGCTGGCCCGGTTGCTGCAGGCCGCGCACGCCGCGCCCAGCGTGGGCCTCATGCAGCCCTGGCGATTCATCCGGATCACCGACGACCGGTTACGGCGAGGCATCCACGACCTCGTCGACGAGGAGCGATTGCGCACCGCCGAGGCGCTGGGCGCACGCGGTGCAGAGTTTCTGGCGCTCAAGGTGGAAGGCATTCTGCAGTGTGCCGAACTCTTCGTCGTCGCACTCGGCGACGGTAGACAACGCCATGTGTTCGGGCGCCGCACGCTGCCGCAGATGGACCTGGCGTCGGTCTCATGCGCGATCCAGAACCTGTGGCTGGCCGCCCGGGCCGAGGGCCTGGGCATGGGGTGGGTCTCGATTTTCGAACCGGCAGCACTCGCAGAATTGCTGTACATGCCGGATGGCGCTGAGCCAGTTGCGATCCTGTGCCTGGGACCGGTACCGGAGTTTCCCGAACGCCCTCAGTTGGAGATCGACGAATGGGCGCTCGGACGCCCACTGACCGAGTTCGTCGCGGAGAACCGTTGGCCGTCGTCGACGGACGCTGGGCTCCCGACGTGA